The genomic DNA CCGGGCGATCTGTTCGATCATTTCGCTGAATTTCTCTTCAATGATCGCCAGTTCGGCGAAGCTTTGGTCGCGTTTTTCGGCTGTCTGGTAGTGGCCCCTTGTTGCTTGTTCAATAAAATCAGTGAATTGGGCGAATGGGGTGACGATGGTGCGATTGAGTTTGAACTTGAGTACGGTCACGAACAGGGCGAAGATCAGCAGGATCAGGCTCAACAAGGCGATGATCGGACCGAGGAGGGGAAGAAAGACCTCTTCAACGGGCCTGGATATGAGAATGATCCAATTGAGTGGTTCGATCTTGAAGACCGTGCCGATGTACCCCGCTCCATGCTCACGGTAGAAGGCGGTCCGGGTATGTCCTTCGAGCGTGTCCCGCAGGATGGGCAGGTGGCCGATGTTTTCCTGAGTGGCCACCCGGTTGGAGTCGGGATGGGAGATGAGGTTGCCGAAGGTGTCGCACAGGACCACCGAGCCTTCGGTTCTGGGCAGCAGATCTTCAAGGTGGTGTTGGAAGGTTTGCATGCTCAATTCTCCTGCCAGCACCTTGCCGTCAGGACCGCGTACTCCCAGATAGACCACCATGTCGTGAGTGATCGGCGAAGCGATGGGGGGAGAGATGATGGACGGGCGGGACGTAACCCTGTCGATGAACTGCCTGATGGCGAGCAGTTCGCTTCGGGCCGGAGCCGAGGCCAGTATCTTGCCGTCTGCGTCAAGGTACAGCAGCCGCTCCATGTGATGAGCTGACTGAAGAAAGTTGTTGAGCATCGTCTGAAACCAGAAGTCGTCGTAGCGGGCCATGGTCTGGGCCAGGGAGCCCAGGGCATTTTCCGCGTCCGCCACATGAGAGACGATCTGCTTGCTGAGCGACTGGGCGATGATGATGTTTCTGCGTTCGAAGTCTTTTGTCTTTTCAAGGGTGATGTATCCGCCGAGCAGGAGGATGAAGCACAGGCTGGGGAAGAGCACCCAGCGTGTCAGGTTCTGCCGAAGCAGGCCGCTTAAGGAGGGGGGCGCCGGGCGTTGTCTGAGTTTTCGTATCATGGAAGGCGCTCTTGGGGCTGCCCCTGACGAAGTCCGATGGTGCTGAACTGGCCATCACGCACGGTCACGATGAAGATGTCGCGGTTCACATCGCCGAACTGATCAATGGAGAAGGTGCCCACAACCCCCTTGATTGGTTCGCTCGGAGCCATGGCTTCGAGCAACCCCTGGGCAGAGCCGCCGGTCTTGCGCAGTCCTGCGGCCAGCGCCAGGACGCTTTCGTAGGCAAAGGCCGAAGCAAAGTTCGGCGTGTTGCCGAAACGTCGTTTGTAGGCGTTCGAAAACGCGACGTATTCCGGGCTTGGATTGTCTGCCGCAAAGTCGATGACGAAAATGCTCCCCTTGAGTTCGTTGCCCCCCCAGTGCAGAAGGTTTTCGGTGTAGGCCCAAGCCCCGGAGAGCAGCCGGGCAGTGAGCCCTGCCGAGCGGATATTCTGGGCCAGGGTCACGAAGTCCTGAGCGGGACAGGTCAGCAGGATTCCGTCAGGGTTCAGTCCGGAGAGTTCGGCCATGACGGGTTTCCAGTCGATGGCGGCCGCCGCCGAGTAGGGAATACTCCTGAGCAGAATTCCGCCGTACTCTTCGAAAGCGTTAGAGAAGTATTTTTCGAAGGTCTTAGAATAGCTTGCATTGTCGGTTTCCACAATGCTGACCACCCGTCGAAGATCCAGCACGTTTCGGGCGTAGGCGGCCAGTTCCCGTCC from Pseudodesulfovibrio alkaliphilus includes the following:
- a CDS encoding ABC transporter substrate-binding protein; this translates as MTIISALLLILSSLAACGDGRPIPVGFSGQLTGKMSDIGVYGRNGAMLAVEHINAAGGINGRPLKLIVRDDGNTPEAAIAADRELMDLGVVAIIGHMTSSQTLAALPQAAQEGVLLISPTTSTPQLSGIKDNFVRVLMDNQYHGRELAAYARNVLDLRRVVSIVETDNASYSKTFEKYFSNAFEEYGGILLRSIPYSAAAAIDWKPVMAELSGLNPDGILLTCPAQDFVTLAQNIRSAGLTARLLSGAWAYTENLLHWGGNELKGSIFVIDFAADNPSPEYVAFSNAYKRRFGNTPNFASAFAYESVLALAAGLRKTGGSAQGLLEAMAPSEPIKGVVGTFSIDQFGDVNRDIFIVTVRDGQFSTIGLRQGQPQERLP